The Pseudomonas oryzicola genomic sequence GGGATGACCGGGCGGTGGGCAAGGCGCAGATGGCGGTGAGCGTTTCTTCGCTCAATGCGCCGGCGCTGCAGGCGCTGTCGGCGTGGTACCAGTCGCACCTGCCGGAGTTCGAGGCCGCTGCGGCCGCCGGCGAGCCGATGCCGGAAATCCAGATGGACGAGGCAGAGAAAGCGCAGTTCCAGGCCGACTTGCAGAAGCTGCTGGCCGCCAAGCCGCGGGTGGCGGTTGAAAACCTGTCGTTCAGGACTGCCAATGGCGAAAGCCGCTTCGACCTGTCGATGGGCTTTGCCGCCCCGGCCAGCTTCGACCTGCCACCCGATCAGCTCGGCAAGCAGCTGATCACCGAGGTGAAGAGCAAGCTGTCGCTGTCCAAACCGATGATTGGTGACCTGGCGACCTTGCAGGCGCTGCTGGACGGCCAGACCGACGCCCAGGCCATCGCCTTGCAATCGAGCCAGGCCGGTGAAATGCTCGGCATGATGGCGCTGCAGAGTGGCATGGGCACCGTGCAGGGCACCGATGTGGTGAGCAGCCTGCACTATGCCGACGGCATGGTCGATTTCAACGGCCAGAAGATGACCGTGGAAGAGTTCGCCATGCTCATGGCCTCGCACCTGGCGGCCCTGTCGCCGCAGGGTTGATCGCTTCTCCTGTGCCGGCCTCTTCGCGGGCGCGCCCGCGAAGAGGCCGGCACAGGCAACACAAAAACCGCTTTAGAAATCGCTGGATTATCTGTAGCCTTCGGCCTCCGATAATAATCCGCGCCCGCAGAGGCCGTGGCGGCCTGTGTGCCGTCCGGCACCCTTAGCCGATCTGTCAGGGCCGGGTGATACACTCGATTTGACGCGCGCACGCGCCTGCAGGTCCAGCGATCATGACCCAGATTTCCGAACGCCTGTTGGTTCAGGCCCACCTCGACGCCAAGCAGCCCAACCCGCTGACAGCCGAGCAGGAGGCCGAGTACCGTGCGGCCATCGCTGCCGAGCTCAAGGCCCAGAACGCCGTGCTGGTCGCCCATTACTACTGCGACCCGGTCATCCAGGCGCTGGCCGAAGAAACCGGCGGCTGCGTATCCGACTCGCTGGAAATGGCCCGCTTCGGCAAGAACCACCCAGCGCAAACCGTAGTCGTTGCCGGTGTCCGTTTCATGGGCGAGACAGCCAAGATCCTCACCCCGGAAAAACGCGTGCTCATGCCGACCCTGGAGGCTACCTGCTCCCTCGACCTGGGCTGCCCGGTGGAGGAGTTCTCGGCGTTCTGCGACCAGCACCCCGAGCGCACCGTGGTGGTCTATGCCAACACTTCTGCGGCCGTGAAAGCCCGTGCCGACTGGGTGGTGACTTCGAGCTGCGCGCTGGAAATCGTCGAAAGCCTGATGGACAACGGCGAAACCATCATCTGGGGCCCCGACCAGCACCTGGGCCGCTACATCCAGAAGCAAACCGGTGCCGACATGCTGCTGTGGGACGGTGCCTGCATCGTCCACGAAGAGTTCAAGTCGCGCCAGCTGGCCGACATGAAAGCGCTGTATCCGGATGCCGCGATCCTGGTGCACCCTGAATCGCCGGAGGCGGTGATCGAGCTGGCCGACGCGGTCGGCTCCACCAGCCAGCTGATCAAGGCTGCCCAGACCCTGCCGAACAAGACCTTCATCGTTGCTACCGACCGCGGCATTTTCTACAAGATGCAGCAGCTGTGCCCGGACAAGGAGTTCGTCGAAGCCCCGACCGCCGGTAACGGCGCGGCGTGCCGCAGCTGCGCGCACTGCCCATGGATGGCGATGAATACCCTGGAGCGGGTGCTGGATTGCCTGCGTAATGGCACGAACGAGATCTTTGTCGACCCGGCGCTGGTGCCGAAGGCGATCAAGCCGTTGAACCGGATGCTGGACTTTACCCAGGCAGCGCGCCTGAAGTTGTCCGGTAACGCCTGACGCCAGACCGCGTCGCTTTCTTCGCGGGTAAACCCGCTCCCACAGGTACAGCGCAGCGCTCACGGGCGGTGCGGTCCCTGTGGGAGCGGGTTTACCCGCGAAAGGGCTCTCAACGCCCCATCATTTCCTGAACCATGCGCTTCTGCTCCATGATCTCGCGCTGGCGCTGGTCAATCTGTGCTGCCAGCGGGAAGTTCCCGCCCGACCGGCGCTTGGCGTAATCCAGCTGCTGGATGGCCTGGTCGAAATCGCCCACCAGGGTGAAGTACTCGGCCCGCGCCCGGTGCAAGCCAATGGTATTGCCCGAAAGGCCCCGCACTTCGGCCATGTCGTACCACACGTCCGGGTCATCCGGCCGGCTCTTCACCAGTTCGTTCAGCACCTTTTCCGCCTCGGCGGGCTTGTTCAGTTTCACCAGCAGATCGGCACGCACCTGCTTCAGCGGGTAGTTGCCCGGGTACAGCCCCTGCATGCGTTCAGCACGCTGCTGCGCATCCGCCAGGCGGTTGTTGGTGATGTCCAGGTCGATCTGCGCCAGGTTGTAGGTAATGTCGTTGGGGGCCTTGGCCAGCAGCGGCTTGAGCAGCTCGCGCGCCTCGTTCAGCTGGCCACCTTTGATCTGCGCCAGGGCCAGGCCGTAACGCGCGGCGTCCAGCTTGGGGTCTTCGTCCAGTTGGGCGCGGAAGCGTTTGGCCGCCAGCCCTGGGGTGCCTTCGTAGGTCAGTGCCACCCGGGCACGGATCAGCTGGTAACGCATGCTGTCCTCGACGCCGCCCTTGGGAGCCTGCTCGGCACGGTTGCGGGTGTCGGCGATACGCGATTCGGTCACCGGGTGGGTCAGCAGGAATTCCGGTGGTTTGGCGTCATAGCGGTATTGCCGCGCCAGGCGCTCGAACATGGTTGGCATGTTGCGCGGGTCGTAACCGGCCTTTTCCAGGTTCTGGATGCCGATGCGGTCGGCTTCCTGTTCGTTCTGCCGCGAGAAGCGGCGCTGTTCCTGGATCGCCGCCGCCTGGGTGCCGGCGATCACGCCGATACCGGCATCGCCACCGCCGCCCGCCGCCAGCACGATACCGGCCAGCAGCGCCGCCATCATCGGCAGCTGCATGCGCTGCTGGGCCTCGACGCCACGGGCGAAGTGGCGTTGCGACAAGTGCGCCAGTTCGTGGGCCAGTACCGAGGCGTACTC encodes the following:
- the nadA gene encoding quinolinate synthase NadA, whose protein sequence is MTQISERLLVQAHLDAKQPNPLTAEQEAEYRAAIAAELKAQNAVLVAHYYCDPVIQALAEETGGCVSDSLEMARFGKNHPAQTVVVAGVRFMGETAKILTPEKRVLMPTLEATCSLDLGCPVEEFSAFCDQHPERTVVVYANTSAAVKARADWVVTSSCALEIVESLMDNGETIIWGPDQHLGRYIQKQTGADMLLWDGACIVHEEFKSRQLADMKALYPDAAILVHPESPEAVIELADAVGSTSQLIKAAQTLPNKTFIVATDRGIFYKMQQLCPDKEFVEAPTAGNGAACRSCAHCPWMAMNTLERVLDCLRNGTNEIFVDPALVPKAIKPLNRMLDFTQAARLKLSGNA
- a CDS encoding M48 family metalloprotease codes for the protein MNLLRPTLLTLACLLALPGHADDLPSLGDASSAIVSPQQEHQLGRAWLSLLRGQVNQLNDPQLKDYVETSVYRLAETSQLQDRRLEFILIDSRELNAFAAPGGIVGVNGGLFLNAQTEGEYASVLAHELAHLSQRHFARGVEAQQRMQLPMMAALLAGIVLAAGGGGDAGIGVIAGTQAAAIQEQRRFSRQNEQEADRIGIQNLEKAGYDPRNMPTMFERLARQYRYDAKPPEFLLTHPVTESRIADTRNRAEQAPKGGVEDSMRYQLIRARVALTYEGTPGLAAKRFRAQLDEDPKLDAARYGLALAQIKGGQLNEARELLKPLLAKAPNDITYNLAQIDLDITNNRLADAQQRAERMQGLYPGNYPLKQVRADLLVKLNKPAEAEKVLNELVKSRPDDPDVWYDMAEVRGLSGNTIGLHRARAEYFTLVGDFDQAIQQLDYAKRRSGGNFPLAAQIDQRQREIMEQKRMVQEMMGR